The following are from one region of the Deltaproteobacteria bacterium genome:
- a CDS encoding citrate (Si)-synthase, whose amino-acid sequence MEEKTINTGLRGVTIASTKISDVDGALGKLVYRGYLVKDLAGKVSFEEIAYLLLYEKLPGKNELADFKKRLSEQRAIPEQLVAFLQASRKDVLPMDILQASVAILAQYDPDLGDETRDGSVRMALRMIAKFATIVAAWDRIRNGRQPIAPNPDLSHAANFLYMLKGEVPDEALAGYFDTCLVLHAEHSFNASTFAAREVASTRAHMYAAVGAAVGSLSGALHGGANTRVMRMLLEIGSVDNVDAYVRKTLEEGGVIMGLGHAVYQTDDPRAHILAPMSKTMGERVGDTRWYELSKALEIKGKAAFKEKKGRDIYVNVDFYSASLYYYMGIPTDLFTPVFAVSRIAGWCAHVLEEQFADAAPKPALYRPESDYVGEYCGPDECAFVPISDR is encoded by the coding sequence ATGGAAGAAAAAACGATCAACACTGGATTGAGGGGCGTTACGATCGCCAGCACAAAAATAAGTGATGTGGACGGGGCACTCGGCAAGCTCGTTTACCGCGGGTATCTTGTCAAGGATCTTGCAGGAAAAGTGTCCTTCGAAGAAATCGCTTATCTTCTGCTTTACGAAAAGCTGCCCGGCAAAAACGAACTCGCGGATTTCAAAAAGCGCCTGTCGGAACAAAGAGCGATCCCCGAACAACTCGTCGCTTTTCTCCAGGCAAGTCGCAAGGATGTGCTGCCCATGGATATTCTGCAGGCTTCCGTGGCCATCCTGGCACAATACGATCCGGACCTGGGCGATGAAACCCGGGATGGTTCCGTTCGCATGGCTCTCCGCATGATCGCCAAATTTGCCACCATCGTAGCAGCCTGGGACAGGATTCGCAACGGCCGGCAGCCCATAGCTCCTAATCCCGATTTGAGTCATGCCGCCAATTTCCTTTACATGCTCAAAGGCGAGGTACCGGATGAAGCGTTGGCCGGTTATTTCGACACCTGTCTTGTCCTGCATGCCGAACACTCGTTCAATGCGTCGACTTTCGCGGCCAGGGAGGTGGCCTCCACACGTGCCCACATGTACGCAGCTGTCGGGGCGGCCGTGGGCTCTCTTTCCGGAGCCCTCCACGGCGGCGCCAATACGCGGGTGATGCGGATGCTGCTCGAGATCGGTTCTGTCGACAACGTCGATGCCTATGTCCGCAAAACCCTTGAAGAAGGCGGTGTCATCATGGGACTCGGCCATGCCGTTTATCAAACCGACGATCCCCGGGCGCATATCCTGGCGCCCATGTCCAAAACCATGGGTGAACGCGTCGGTGACACACGCTGGTATGAACTTTCCAAGGCACTCGAAATCAAGGGCAAGGCCGCCTTCAAGGAAAAAAAGGGCAGGGATATCTATGTCAATGTCGACTTCTACAGCGCCTCGCTCTATTATTACATGGGCATCCCCACCGACCTCTTTACACCGGTATTCGCCGTTTCCAGGATTGCCGGATGGTGTGCCCATGTTCTGGAAGAGCAGTTCGCCGACGCAGCACCCAAACCGGCACTGTACCGGCCGGAATCGGATTATGTAGGGGAATATTGCGGGCCGGATGAGTGCGCCTTCGTGCCTATTAGCGACCGATAG
- a CDS encoding transcriptional repressor yields MQLQPKEKALRTTRQRMVILEELRSRNDHPSADELYERVRKRLPRISLGTVYRNLEVLCQLGEIQKLELSGSLKRYDGVCSKHYHIRCVQCDRVDDAPIAPLNQIEDELYEATVYEIIGHNLEFTGLCPECTRKSRQTAVND; encoded by the coding sequence ATGCAGTTACAGCCAAAAGAAAAAGCCCTGAGAACGACACGGCAGCGCATGGTCATCCTCGAAGAGTTGAGGAGCAGAAATGACCACCCCAGCGCGGATGAACTGTACGAGAGAGTCCGCAAGCGGCTGCCCAGAATCAGCCTGGGCACCGTCTACCGCAACCTGGAGGTGCTGTGCCAGCTTGGGGAAATTCAGAAACTCGAGCTCAGTGGGTCCCTGAAGCGCTATGATGGTGTTTGCAGCAAGCATTATCATATCCGCTGTGTTCAGTGCGATCGTGTGGACGATGCACCCATCGCACCGCTGAACCAGATCGAGGACGAGTTGTACGAGGCCACGGTTTATGAAATCATAGGCCACAATCTCGAATTTACCGGTCTTTGCCCGGAGTGTACGCGCAAAAGCCGCCAGACCGCGGTAAACGACTGA
- a CDS encoding NADH:ubiquinone reductase (Na(+)-transporting) subunit B, with translation MKLIADIFEKSRPLFEEEGKLARWFPLFEATESFFFIPGLTTKRDAHVRDSLDVKRFMSFVILALLPPFLFGVYNAGHQASLASGLSPAPIAVFLRGIWIVLPLVIISYGVGFFWEILFAVVRKHPISEGLLVTGLLFPLTLPPTIPLWQAAVGMSFGVVIGKEVFGGTGRNILNPALTGRAFLFFAYPGNMSGDAVWMVVEKAKAGLADVVSGATPLAIAGITGPQEKIESALDAAGYPFIKLLLGNYPGSIGATSALLCLAGAVLLVIVGIASYRIIAGGILGALATGFFLNFVASGTASAWFTLNPFYHLVMGGFAFGIAYMATDPVTAPGMDKSKWVYGFLIGMLTVLIRIFNPAYPEGIMLAILFMNLFSPLFDHLEIKMKLKKRVVNV, from the coding sequence ATGAAGCTGATAGCTGACATTTTTGAAAAAAGCCGCCCCCTGTTCGAGGAGGAAGGTAAGCTGGCCAGATGGTTCCCGCTGTTTGAAGCCACGGAATCCTTTTTTTTTATTCCAGGCCTGACAACCAAAAGAGATGCCCACGTGCGGGACAGCCTGGATGTCAAGCGCTTTATGAGTTTTGTCATCCTGGCGTTGCTGCCGCCGTTTCTTTTCGGTGTCTACAACGCCGGGCATCAGGCGAGCCTGGCATCGGGGTTGAGCCCGGCGCCCATTGCGGTATTCCTGAGAGGGATCTGGATCGTCCTGCCGCTCGTGATTATTTCATACGGGGTCGGCTTTTTCTGGGAGATCCTGTTTGCCGTGGTCAGAAAGCACCCCATCAGTGAGGGGCTTCTGGTTACCGGTTTGCTTTTTCCGCTTACCCTGCCGCCGACCATACCGCTGTGGCAGGCAGCCGTGGGCATGTCGTTCGGGGTGGTGATCGGCAAGGAGGTTTTCGGGGGTACCGGCAGAAACATTCTCAACCCGGCATTGACCGGCAGGGCGTTCCTTTTCTTTGCCTATCCCGGCAACATGTCCGGGGACGCTGTTTGGATGGTCGTGGAAAAGGCCAAGGCCGGCCTCGCGGACGTTGTCAGCGGCGCCACGCCCCTGGCCATTGCCGGCATCACCGGCCCCCAGGAAAAGATCGAATCCGCTCTCGACGCGGCCGGGTATCCGTTTATCAAACTGCTCCTGGGGAACTATCCGGGCAGCATCGGGGCGACATCGGCGCTCTTGTGCCTGGCGGGGGCGGTTTTACTGGTGATCGTGGGAATCGCCAGCTACCGCATTATCGCCGGAGGGATCCTGGGGGCGCTGGCAACGGGTTTTTTCCTCAATTTCGTTGCCTCGGGAACCGCATCGGCCTGGTTCACGCTCAATCCTTTTTACCATCTGGTGATGGGCGGATTTGCTTTCGGCATCGCTTACATGGCCACCGATCCGGTGACGGCGCCGGGTATGGACAAATCCAAATGGGTCTATGGCTTTCTTATCGGCATGCTGACGGTGCTGATAAGGATCTTCAACCCGGCATACCCGGAAGGCATCATGCTGGCCATATTGTTCATGAACCTTTTTTCACCGCTGTTCGATCATTTAGAAATCAAGATGAAGCTGAAAAAAAGGGTGGTCAATGTCTGA
- a CDS encoding FMN-binding protein: MSDNLRSIFFAVVTALVCSLLLTAAYSGLRPFQQENIEVDRKKNILKAVGLLEEGHAYSHDGIKAMYAENIVCMRVDAEGRVMEKGAGGGKGLPIYLYRRDGEVVAYVVPINTRGLWGKIHGYLALESDGSTVSGFTVYQHNETPGLGGEIEKEWFQKNFKGKKIVDQQGRFVSIGIAKPAAIAAMDAAEKINYVDGISGATLTGRFLTAGLKKILSEYEPVSIRFRSKEMLRVPKGSAACGESQ, translated from the coding sequence ATGTCTGACAACCTCAGGTCCATTTTCTTTGCCGTCGTCACCGCCCTTGTCTGCAGCCTTCTCCTGACTGCGGCCTACAGCGGTTTGCGGCCTTTCCAGCAGGAAAACATCGAGGTGGACCGCAAGAAGAACATCCTCAAGGCCGTCGGGCTTCTGGAAGAGGGTCATGCTTACAGCCACGATGGGATCAAGGCCATGTATGCCGAGAACATCGTCTGCATGCGGGTGGATGCCGAAGGGCGTGTAATGGAAAAGGGGGCGGGGGGCGGAAAGGGGCTTCCCATATATCTCTACCGGCGGGATGGCGAGGTGGTGGCCTATGTGGTGCCGATCAATACCCGGGGGCTCTGGGGCAAGATTCACGGCTACCTGGCTTTAGAGAGTGACGGGTCCACGGTGTCCGGATTCACGGTTTACCAGCACAACGAAACACCCGGGTTGGGGGGCGAGATCGAAAAAGAGTGGTTTCAGAAAAATTTCAAAGGCAAGAAAATTGTCGATCAGCAAGGTCGTTTCGTCTCCATCGGTATTGCCAAGCCGGCGGCGATCGCCGCTATGGACGCGGCCGAAAAGATCAACTATGTGGACGGCATCAGCGGCGCCACCCTCACGGGGCGCTTTCTGACGGCGGGGCTCAAGAAGATTCTGAGTGAGTATGAACCGGTTTCCATCCGGTTCCGCAGCAAGGAGATGCTGCGGGTGCCTAAGGGGTCGGCGGCATGCGGGGAGAGTCAATGA
- a CDS encoding NADH:ubiquinone reductase (Na(+)-transporting) subunit D — MKLTQTKHFKTFSEPLIQNNPISMQMLGICSALAVTVQMKTAVVMGLSLTFVLAFSNLAISIMRRVIPRNIRMIVELSVIATLVIIADQVLRAFFYDISKQLSVFVGLIITNCIVMGRAETFALGNPPGLSFLDGLGNGAGYGSVLVSVALIRETLGAGKFLGVAIVPEFVYRAGYENMGFMQLAPAAFIIIGLLVWLQKTLSKE, encoded by the coding sequence ATGAAGTTAACTCAAACGAAGCATTTCAAGACATTTTCGGAACCGTTGATCCAGAACAACCCTATTTCCATGCAGATGCTGGGAATCTGCTCCGCTCTGGCGGTGACGGTTCAGATGAAAACCGCTGTGGTGATGGGCCTGTCCCTCACCTTTGTGCTGGCGTTTTCCAACCTGGCCATATCGATCATGCGCCGGGTCATTCCACGCAACATCCGTATGATTGTGGAACTGAGCGTGATCGCCACGCTGGTGATCATCGCCGACCAGGTTCTCAGGGCTTTTTTTTACGATATCAGCAAACAGCTGTCCGTATTCGTGGGGTTGATCATCACCAACTGCATCGTCATGGGGCGGGCGGAAACCTTCGCCCTGGGCAATCCGCCCGGGCTGTCCTTTCTCGACGGACTGGGCAACGGCGCCGGGTATGGATCGGTTCTGGTTTCCGTGGCCCTCATCCGGGAGACCTTGGGTGCGGGCAAGTTTCTGGGAGTGGCCATTGTACCGGAATTCGTTTACCGGGCGGGATATGAAAACATGGGATTCATGCAGCTGGCCCCGGCCGCCTTCATCATCATCGGCCTTTTGGTGTGGCTGCAGAAAACCCTGTCAAAAGAATGA
- the nqrE gene encoding NADH:ubiquinone reductase (Na(+)-transporting) subunit E translates to MEDLISIFLNSVFVGNILLAYFLGMCSFVAISKNMDTAIGLGVAVVFVLSITAPVNWIIYRFLLAPGALSWAGLPDVDLSFLKFITFIAVIAGIVQAVEMVIDRFSPVLYNALGVFLPLITVNCAILGTSLFMVERNYSFTESLVFGVGSGTGWLLAIVSMSAIRIKLRYADVPEGLQGFGITMIVTGLMAMGFMLFSGITL, encoded by the coding sequence ATGGAAGACCTTATAAGCATATTTCTAAATTCCGTTTTTGTGGGCAATATTCTCCTGGCCTATTTTCTGGGGATGTGCTCCTTCGTGGCTATCTCCAAGAACATGGATACGGCCATCGGGCTGGGGGTCGCCGTGGTGTTCGTTCTGTCCATCACCGCTCCCGTCAACTGGATCATCTACCGCTTCCTGCTGGCCCCCGGGGCACTTTCCTGGGCCGGGCTGCCCGATGTCGACCTCAGTTTCCTGAAATTCATCACCTTCATTGCCGTCATTGCGGGCATCGTTCAGGCGGTGGAGATGGTCATCGACCGGTTCTCTCCGGTTCTGTACAATGCCCTGGGTGTGTTTCTGCCGCTTATCACCGTGAACTGCGCCATTCTCGGGACCAGCCTTTTCATGGTCGAGCGCAATTACAGTTTCACGGAGTCGCTGGTGTTCGGTGTCGGCTCGGGGACCGGCTGGCTGCTGGCCATCGTCTCCATGTCCGCCATCCGCATAAAACTGCGCTATGCGGATGTTCCGGAGGGCCTTCAGGGCTTCGGCATCACCATGATCGTAACCGGCCTCATGGCAATGGGTTTTATGCTTTTCAGTGGGATCACCCTATGA
- the nqrF gene encoding NADH:ubiquinone reductase (Na(+)-transporting) subunit F produces the protein MIYVAAIIVFSGVILLLVGMLLLVEARVVRKGNSQVVINQDAEKPLKIPVGTTLLKALSNNDIFIPSACGGGGSCGMCKCRVEKGVETYLPTELVHISRKEKQENIHLACQLKVKDDLMIRIPEEILDVKKYNATVISNENVATFIKELAIELDPGETLDFNAGAYIQIDIPEYTLSFAALRKRVGAKFRPAWDRFNLWGLKSKNEEPIFRAYSLANPPSERSVLRFTVRIATPPPGAKAVPPGMGSSYIFNLKEGDRVTLSGPYGDFFVNDTEREMCFIGGGAGMAPLRSQILHQLNTVGTKRKLTFWYGARSLQELFFEEEFRALEKKFDNFTYYVALSDPQPEDNWKGMTGYIHQNLHDHYLADHEDPTEIEYYLCGPPIMVQSIEDMLDSLGVEPEMIKFDKFS, from the coding sequence ATGATCTATGTCGCCGCCATCATCGTTTTTTCAGGGGTCATCCTGCTGCTTGTGGGCATGCTGCTGCTCGTCGAGGCCAGGGTGGTTCGCAAGGGCAACTCGCAGGTGGTCATCAATCAGGATGCGGAAAAACCTCTCAAAATCCCGGTGGGAACCACCCTGTTGAAGGCCCTGTCCAACAACGACATTTTCATCCCTTCCGCCTGCGGGGGGGGCGGTTCCTGCGGCATGTGCAAGTGCCGGGTCGAAAAAGGGGTGGAGACCTACCTGCCCACGGAGCTCGTGCATATCAGCAGGAAGGAAAAGCAGGAAAACATCCACCTGGCCTGCCAGCTCAAGGTGAAAGACGACCTGATGATCCGGATCCCCGAGGAGATCCTGGACGTCAAAAAATACAACGCCACGGTTATTTCCAACGAGAACGTGGCCACTTTCATCAAGGAACTGGCCATAGAGCTGGACCCGGGCGAAACCCTCGATTTCAATGCGGGCGCCTACATTCAGATCGACATTCCGGAATACACCCTTTCCTTTGCCGCATTGCGCAAACGGGTGGGGGCCAAATTCAGGCCGGCATGGGACCGTTTCAACCTGTGGGGATTGAAATCGAAGAACGAGGAGCCGATATTCAGGGCCTATTCACTGGCCAACCCGCCGTCGGAAAGATCGGTTCTGCGGTTCACCGTCAGGATAGCCACTCCTCCGCCGGGGGCCAAGGCCGTCCCGCCGGGGATGGGCTCGTCATACATCTTCAATCTGAAGGAAGGCGATCGGGTGACCTTGAGCGGTCCCTACGGCGATTTTTTTGTCAACGACACCGAACGGGAAATGTGCTTCATCGGGGGCGGAGCCGGCATGGCACCGCTGCGCAGCCAGATCTTGCACCAGCTCAATACCGTGGGCACCAAAAGAAAGCTCACTTTCTGGTACGGCGCGCGGTCACTGCAGGAACTTTTTTTCGAGGAGGAATTCAGGGCGCTCGAAAAGAAATTTGACAATTTCACCTATTATGTCGCCCTGTCCGACCCCCAGCCGGAGGACAACTGGAAGGGCATGACCGGGTACATCCATCAGAATCTTCACGATCACTATTTAGCCGACCACGAAGATCCCACCGAGATCGAGTACTATTTGTGCGGCCCCCCCATCATGGTTCAGTCCATTGAGGATATGCTGGACAGCCTGGGGGTGGAACCGGAGATGATTAAATTCGACAAATTTTCCTGA
- a CDS encoding ferredoxin:thioredoxin reductase gives MDAQELFEKLKKVQEPKGYFFNKDRERVFDLLEALLTNKERYGYMVCPCRLAAGDKEADRDIICPCVYREPDVAEFGSCYCNLYVSEAWNRGEITEEYVPERRPPEKMAF, from the coding sequence ATGGACGCTCAAGAGCTGTTCGAAAAGTTGAAAAAGGTTCAGGAGCCTAAAGGCTATTTCTTCAACAAAGACCGGGAACGGGTCTTCGACCTGCTCGAGGCCCTTTTGACCAACAAGGAGCGTTACGGCTACATGGTCTGCCCGTGCCGTCTGGCCGCCGGCGATAAAGAGGCCGACCGCGACATCATCTGCCCCTGTGTCTATCGCGAACCGGATGTGGCGGAGTTCGGCAGCTGCTACTGCAACCTGTACGTTTCGGAAGCGTGGAACCGGGGAGAAATCACCGAGGAATACGTTCCCGAACGCCGACCGCCCGAAAAAATGGCCTTTTAG
- a CDS encoding glutaredoxin family protein: MAEKDVKLYTLSTCSHCKSTKRLLSECTIEYDFVDVDLLEGEERKAILEDVKKVNPRCSFPTLIIGDKVIVGYKEKEIKEALGL; encoded by the coding sequence ATGGCTGAAAAAGACGTAAAACTCTACACCCTGAGCACATGCAGCCACTGCAAATCCACCAAAAGGCTGCTGTCCGAATGCACCATCGAATACGATTTCGTGGACGTGGACCTTTTGGAAGGTGAAGAACGCAAGGCCATTTTGGAGGATGTCAAAAAGGTCAATCCCAGATGCTCCTTTCCCACATTGATTATCGGGGACAAGGTGATCGTGGGATATAAGGAAAAAGAGATCAAGGAGGCATTGGGATTGTAA
- the cooS gene encoding anaerobic carbon-monoxide dehydrogenase catalytic subunit has product MEKKKVPSSKKELDISQVTTCDATAQMLLKAKRDGVETAFDRALNMKACPIGADSACCKHCAMGPCRLNAKTPYDKVGVCGATIDTIMARNFARMVASGAAAHTDHGMSMLDLFREVVNGNITDYEIKDTIKLEAVAESVGIETEGKSVKEIALELYAELERTYTQVEGEIPFAKRVPPKTLEMWRKHGIVPRGAMREIMELMHRTHMGVDQHYENITKQCSRTALADGWGGSMVATEISDILFGTPSPISIEVNMGVLKEDQVNIIVHGHEPNLFESMIASVNEPTLLAAAKEAGANGINLVGMCCSGAEVLVRHGIPHAGNFMSTEAILVTGAVDAMTVDVQCIKQGLAKVAECYQTPLITTNPRCHIEGAQHVEFHEHEPRGCTDEIVIKAITRFKNRSAVIEIPKQKNVGVHGFSHEYIKYMLGGSFRGSYWPLNDNIINGRIRGVAGVVGCTNPRVKQDYVHVELVKELIKNDVLVLQTGCSQIALSKAGLTTPEAAVLAGEGLREVCETVGMPPVLGIGSCVDNSRILIAASEMVRVGGLGDSIADLPAAGAAPEWMSEKAISIGHYFVASGVYTVFGVTFPIVEETKFHKLLFGGLEEQGMGKWGFTPDPYEMARLMIAHIDKKRQALGLDKGKERVLIDMADRRALDAA; this is encoded by the coding sequence ATGGAAAAGAAAAAAGTACCATCCAGTAAAAAAGAACTCGATATCAGCCAGGTGACAACCTGTGATGCAACCGCGCAAATGCTTCTCAAGGCCAAACGCGACGGTGTCGAAACCGCTTTTGACCGGGCGTTGAACATGAAGGCCTGCCCGATCGGGGCGGACTCGGCCTGCTGCAAACACTGCGCCATGGGCCCCTGCCGGTTGAACGCCAAAACCCCTTACGACAAGGTCGGGGTCTGCGGGGCCACCATCGACACCATCATGGCCCGTAATTTTGCCAGGATGGTGGCATCCGGTGCCGCAGCGCATACCGACCACGGCATGAGCATGCTGGACCTGTTCCGCGAGGTGGTCAACGGTAATATTACCGATTATGAAATCAAGGACACCATCAAGCTGGAGGCGGTTGCAGAGTCCGTGGGCATCGAGACCGAGGGGAAATCCGTAAAAGAGATCGCCCTGGAGCTGTATGCCGAACTCGAGCGCACCTATACCCAGGTGGAGGGAGAAATTCCCTTTGCCAAACGCGTTCCCCCCAAAACCCTTGAGATGTGGCGCAAGCACGGTATTGTTCCGCGTGGGGCGATGCGCGAGATAATGGAACTGATGCACAGGACCCACATGGGGGTGGACCAGCACTATGAAAACATCACCAAACAGTGCAGCCGGACCGCTCTGGCGGACGGCTGGGGCGGTTCCATGGTGGCCACGGAAATTTCCGACATTCTTTTCGGGACGCCGTCGCCCATCAGCATCGAAGTCAACATGGGAGTGCTCAAGGAGGACCAGGTCAACATCATCGTTCACGGCCACGAGCCCAACCTGTTCGAATCCATGATTGCCTCGGTGAACGAGCCGACGCTGCTGGCGGCCGCCAAAGAAGCCGGCGCCAACGGCATCAACCTGGTGGGCATGTGCTGTTCCGGAGCCGAGGTACTGGTGCGGCACGGCATTCCGCATGCCGGCAACTTCATGTCCACCGAAGCCATCCTGGTCACCGGAGCAGTGGACGCCATGACCGTCGACGTGCAGTGCATCAAGCAGGGATTGGCCAAGGTGGCCGAGTGCTACCAGACTCCCTTGATAACCACCAACCCCCGCTGCCACATCGAAGGGGCTCAGCATGTGGAATTTCACGAACACGAGCCCCGCGGCTGTACGGACGAAATCGTGATCAAGGCCATTACGAGATTCAAAAACCGAAGCGCCGTCATCGAAATCCCCAAGCAGAAAAACGTCGGGGTCCACGGATTCTCCCACGAGTACATCAAGTATATGCTGGGCGGCTCTTTCAGGGGCTCCTACTGGCCGCTGAACGACAACATCATCAACGGAAGAATACGGGGCGTCGCCGGTGTGGTCGGCTGCACCAATCCCCGGGTCAAACAGGACTATGTCCATGTGGAGCTGGTCAAGGAGCTGATCAAGAACGATGTCCTGGTGCTGCAGACCGGCTGTTCCCAGATCGCGCTTTCCAAGGCCGGGCTGACCACGCCGGAAGCCGCCGTTCTGGCGGGAGAGGGGCTGCGGGAGGTCTGTGAAACGGTGGGTATGCCGCCCGTTCTGGGCATCGGCTCCTGTGTTGACAACAGCCGCATTCTGATCGCCGCATCGGAGATGGTGCGGGTGGGTGGATTGGGCGACAGCATTGCCGATCTGCCGGCGGCCGGCGCCGCACCGGAGTGGATGAGCGAAAAGGCCATCAGCATCGGTCACTATTTTGTGGCTTCCGGCGTTTACACGGTATTCGGCGTGACGTTTCCCATTGTGGAGGAAACCAAATTCCACAAGCTGCTTTTCGGCGGCCTGGAAGAGCAGGGCATGGGCAAGTGGGGCTTCACCCCGGACCCCTACGAGATGGCGAGACTGATGATTGCCCACATCGATAAAAAACGGCAGGCGCTGGGCCTCGACAAGGGCAAGGAGCGCGTGCTTATCGATATGGCCGACCGCCGGGCGCTGGACGCCGCATAA
- a CDS encoding sigma 54-interacting transcriptional regulator yields MIFKTLADRKSLEYILNNLKEGILAHDINRKILFFNDAAENITGFKRADVLGRDCHQAFGEPFCGNRCSFCGNTPNLQNMCEHTINFTTPSGQNRTIEMSVIMMKDEDGQDVGALATLRDMTELIDLKMDSGKLFSFSNIIGRDSKMISVFRQIRDVTEYDFPVHIFGETGTGKELVAHAIHNESRRGGASFVPINCGALPEGLIESELFGHVKGAFSGAIRDKRGRFELADGGTIFLDEISELPKLMQVKLLRFLQEGSFEKVGGEKTTSVNVRVISATNKDIKKEVRNGNFREDLYYRLNVIPITVPPLRERKNDIPLLVDHFLKQFPGGSGSEVPVFSDEALATMMDYHWPGNVRELQNAVQFSIVRSRGDIIRPGDLPMELREVVVDKPRRGPTRKLDAAMVEEALIKTGGNKAKAAKLLGVGRATLYRFLGSQSRNS; encoded by the coding sequence ATGATCTTCAAAACGCTGGCAGACCGCAAGAGTCTCGAATACATTCTAAATAACCTCAAGGAGGGAATCCTGGCACATGACATCAACAGGAAAATCCTCTTCTTCAACGATGCCGCCGAGAATATCACCGGATTCAAGCGGGCGGACGTGCTCGGACGTGACTGCCACCAGGCTTTCGGCGAACCCTTTTGCGGCAATCGCTGCTCTTTTTGCGGCAACACCCCGAACCTCCAGAACATGTGCGAACACACCATCAACTTCACCACCCCCTCCGGGCAAAACCGCACCATCGAAATGTCGGTGATCATGATGAAGGATGAAGACGGTCAAGACGTTGGCGCACTGGCCACGTTACGCGACATGACCGAACTCATCGACCTCAAAATGGATTCCGGCAAACTGTTCAGTTTTTCCAATATCATCGGTCGCGACAGCAAGATGATTTCCGTTTTCCGTCAGATCCGCGATGTTACCGAATACGATTTTCCGGTGCACATTTTCGGTGAAACCGGGACCGGCAAGGAGCTCGTGGCCCACGCCATCCACAATGAAAGCCGTCGCGGAGGTGCTTCCTTCGTTCCCATCAACTGCGGCGCCCTGCCGGAAGGCCTCATCGAAAGCGAACTGTTCGGACACGTCAAAGGGGCGTTTTCCGGTGCCATCAGGGACAAAAGGGGCCGTTTTGAACTGGCGGACGGCGGCACGATATTTCTCGACGAAATATCCGAACTGCCCAAGCTCATGCAGGTAAAACTCCTGCGCTTCCTGCAGGAGGGCTCTTTCGAAAAAGTCGGCGGCGAAAAGACGACGTCCGTCAATGTAAGGGTGATCAGCGCGACCAACAAGGATATCAAAAAAGAGGTCCGTAACGGCAACTTCCGGGAAGACCTCTACTACAGGCTGAATGTCATCCCGATTACCGTCCCTCCCTTGAGAGAGAGAAAAAACGACATCCCCCTGCTTGTCGATCATTTCCTGAAACAGTTTCCAGGGGGGTCGGGCAGTGAGGTCCCGGTCTTCTCGGACGAGGCCCTGGCCACGATGATGGACTACCACTGGCCTGGAAACGTGAGGGAACTCCAGAATGCGGTCCAGTTTTCCATCGTCAGATCCCGTGGCGACATCATCAGGCCCGGTGACCTTCCCATGGAGTTGAGGGAGGTTGTCGTCGATAAACCCAGAAGAGGCCCGACCCGCAAATTGGATGCCGCCATGGTGGAGGAAGCCCTGATCAAAACCGGAGGCAACAAGGCCAAGGCCGCCAAGCTGCTGGGTGTCGGCCGCGCCACCCTGTACCGCTTTCTGGGCAGCCAGTCCCGTAATTCCTGA